CAGAACAGCACGGTCGTCACGGAATCGACGAGCGTCCTGGTCTCCTCGGGACTGCGCTGGGACTTGAATTCGGCCAGAATCGGAACGAATGCCTGCGAAAACGCCCCTTCTGCGGACAAGCGGCGCAGCAGATTGGGAATCCGGAACGCGACGTTGTAGGCATCGGTCATGGGACCCGCGCCGAACATGCGTGCGATGAGGATTTCACGGATCAGGCCGGTGATGCGCGAGAGCATCGTGAAACCGCTGACCGTAGCGAGAGCTTTGAGCAAATTCATGTTGCGCGTATTATACGCACAGCCCTGCTGCAAAGAAGTTGCAAATTCCGTTGGCCTTCGGCTATAATCGTCGGTTTCGAAGTCAATGGATTGCTTCCTGGCCACCGTGTCTCCCAGGGAGCCGAGCCAAACTGCATAGAAGCCGCATCAGGCGGAGCAATTCAAGGAATTCACCGAACATGGCAAATACCGCACAAGCACGCAAGCGCGCGCGTCAAACCGTTAAGATCAACGCCCACAATTCGGCGCTGCGTTCGCGCCTGCGCACGGCTGTGAAGGCTGTCCGCAAGGCCATCGCCGCCGGCGATCAGGCCGCTGCCAAGGAAGTGCTGCGCGCCTCGGCCAAGACGATCGACATCATCGCTGACAAGAAGATCGTCCACAAGAACACCGCGGCTCGCCAGAAGAGCCGTCTGTCGGCCGCCATCAAGGCGATGTCGGCTGCTGCCTAAGACAGCATTCGCTGCGAAGCAGAACAAGTTGCTTGCCGGTTCCGACCTCGGTCGGGACACTAAAAAGCCCGCTTACGCGGGCTTTTTTCTTTTCCGGATCCCACCCCAATGCCCGGACGACACAACGCCACAGCGCGCATGGCTCGTCAGCCAAAACAGGAAATCGGAAAACGACGGAGGAGGGGCGGACGATCGGGAGGAGACGACGGTGAGTCGGGGCCAAAGGCCCGGTACTCACGTCTGGCCGGAGAACGGCCGGGGGGATTTACTTGATATCGGGGACAATACAGGCTTCGGTCAACTGCAGATCGTTGTCACGGGCAAAGTTCATCACGAAATCGAAAGCCCTCGGCTCAATCTCGCGCAGTCGCTCGTCGACCACGACACACTTGACGTCACCCACCATAATCGGGCGCACGTAGGGGGAGTACTGCATGTATGCGTTCGGACCGGTGTTGCTTCGGCCACAGAACGACACGGCGCCGCACAGACGTTCCGCCCAGTCGCTCGGCCGGAACTTCTTGCCACCCCGGGTGATGCCCTGGATGAAATACTCGCGCGCGGAAACCTGGTCGGTCATATCGCTAAATCACCTAAAAAAACATCTGGCCGGTCATACGCTGGTAGCGTTGCCGACAGAGACAGTATTATATCTTATATAAGACTCGAACCTGTCCCCCACCAACGCTGCGGATGTTTTTTTCGGTCTTGCCAGCCCGTTGAGGCTGTGTAGCAGCGGCCTCGATCATACGCTTTTCGTGTGACGACAAAACGATTTGGTAGACTAGGCGCTGTTCCCCTGACGCCAGCAACCGGTAGAACACCTTCACGAGCCTGACCGGGGGACAGGCCTCAAGGCTTGTTCGTCGTGCCGCGGGCGGACGAGTTCCCATGGAACTCCCGTCACCCGGCCTCCAGCAGAACATCCAAATGACCACCGCCAAACCCATCAAGCATTACCTTCAGTTTTCGGACCTGACGCTCGACGAGTATGACTACGTGCTCGAGCGCACCCGCATCCTCAAGAAGAAATTCAAGAACTACGAGACCTACCACCCGCTGCACGACCGCACGCTGGCGATGATCTTCGAGAAGAGCTCGACCCGCACGCGCCTGTCGTTCGAAGCCGGCATTCACCAGTTGGGGGGGCACGCCGTATTCCTCAACACGCGCGACACGCAGCTCGGCCGCGGCGAGCCGATCGAAGACGCCGCACAGGTCATCTCGCGCATGACCGACATCATCATGATCCGCACGTTCGGTCAGGAAATCATCGAGCGCTTCGCGCAACACTCGCGCGTGCCGGTGATCAATGGGCTGACCAACGAATACCATCCGTGCCAGGTGCTGGCGGACATCTTCACCTACTACGAACACCGCGGCCCCATCAAGGGCAAGACGGTGACGTGGATCGGCGACGCGAACAACATGTCGTATACGTGGATCCAGGCCGCCGAGATTTTCGGCTTCCAGTTCAATATCTCGACGCCGCCGGGCTACCGCCTCGATCAGGCGATGGTGGCCGAATCGAGCCGTCCGTTCGTGCGCGAGTTCGACGATCCGCGCCAAGCGTGTGAAGGCGCCGATCTCGTGTCGACCGACGTCTGGACCAGCATGGGCTTCGAAGCGGAAAACGAAGCGCGCAAGGCCGCCTTCGCCCAATGGTGCGTGAACGCCGAGCTCATGCAGCGCGCCAAGTCCGATGCGCTCTTCATGCACTGCCTGCCCGCTCACCGTGGCGAGGAAGTCTCCGCGGACGTGATCGACGGCCCGCAGAGCGTGGTCTGGGACGAAGCCGAGAACCGCCTGCACGTGCAGAAGGCCCTCATGGAGTTTCTTATGCTCGGCCGCGTGTAAGCGCTCACCGAAGAACGTCCAATCCGCCAGCCCGGATCGGTGCAACGCCATCCGGGCTTACCTTTGCCCACTGTTTTGCATGCTGCTGTTTGCGCGTTGTTTCGCACGGCGCCCGCCCTCACGCCCCAAACGCATCTGCGCCCCACCGCAACAAACGTTCCGCTATCATCGCTGACGCGTTGCCGTCACGCATCGACGCACGCATCATGGCAGCACGCCGCCGTCCGACACCGCCGCCAGGACATTTCACAATTTGCACCACAACGGGGCAAATCTGTTGTGCAACGCACAAATTCCTGGCGAGTCGACGTTCGAAACGTGCTAGCATGAATTCACGCCTGCCCCGTCGGGGCGGGCATATCGAGTCTCTAACACAGCTCTTCATCGCGACTTCCATCGCTTTCGACACCGCATTCGGTCATGACGCAAAACGCTACGCAGTTCGACAACGTTTCCGTAATCAAGCGCGCTAACACCTATTTCGACGGCAAGTGCGTCTCGCACACCGTGCTGTTCCCGGATGGGACGCG
The Pandoraea pulmonicola DNA segment above includes these coding regions:
- the argF gene encoding ornithine carbamoyltransferase gives rise to the protein MTTAKPIKHYLQFSDLTLDEYDYVLERTRILKKKFKNYETYHPLHDRTLAMIFEKSSTRTRLSFEAGIHQLGGHAVFLNTRDTQLGRGEPIEDAAQVISRMTDIIMIRTFGQEIIERFAQHSRVPVINGLTNEYHPCQVLADIFTYYEHRGPIKGKTVTWIGDANNMSYTWIQAAEIFGFQFNISTPPGYRLDQAMVAESSRPFVREFDDPRQACEGADLVSTDVWTSMGFEAENEARKAAFAQWCVNAELMQRAKSDALFMHCLPAHRGEEVSADVIDGPQSVVWDEAENRLHVQKALMEFLMLGRV
- a CDS encoding DUF3579 domain-containing protein; the protein is MTDQVSAREYFIQGITRGGKKFRPSDWAERLCGAVSFCGRSNTGPNAYMQYSPYVRPIMVGDVKCVVVDERLREIEPRAFDFVMNFARDNDLQLTEACIVPDIK
- the rpsT gene encoding 30S ribosomal protein S20; amino-acid sequence: MANTAQARKRARQTVKINAHNSALRSRLRTAVKAVRKAIAAGDQAAAKEVLRASAKTIDIIADKKIVHKNTAARQKSRLSAAIKAMSAAA